The following coding sequences lie in one Cronobacter universalis NCTC 9529 genomic window:
- a CDS encoding endonuclease/exonuclease/phosphatase family protein: MRKNTYAMRYVAGQPAERILAPGSFASIGKALPAGAPLPGDGSLRVLVWNIFKQQRAEWLSVLQNFGKEAHLVLLQEAQTTPELVRFATSNYLAADQVPAFVLPQHPSGVMTLSAAHPVYCCPLREREPILRLSKSALVTVYPLPDGRLLMVVNIHAVNFSLGVDVYSKQLGPIGDQIGHHSGPVIMAGDFNAWSRPRMNALYRFAREMSLREVRFTDDQRRRAFGRPLDFVFYRGLAVQEASVLVTRASDHNPLLVEFSPGKPEQK, from the coding sequence GTGCGAAAAAATACTTATGCCATGCGCTATGTCGCCGGTCAGCCAGCAGAACGCATTCTGGCGCCAGGATCGTTTGCGAGTATAGGAAAGGCATTGCCCGCCGGCGCCCCCCTTCCTGGAGACGGTTCGCTCCGGGTACTGGTCTGGAATATCTTCAAGCAGCAGCGCGCTGAATGGCTCTCGGTTCTGCAAAATTTCGGTAAAGAGGCGCATCTGGTCTTATTGCAGGAGGCCCAGACGACGCCTGAGCTGGTGCGCTTCGCGACGTCCAACTATCTGGCGGCCGATCAGGTCCCGGCTTTTGTGCTGCCGCAGCACCCGTCAGGCGTGATGACACTCTCCGCCGCGCATCCGGTCTATTGTTGCCCGCTTCGCGAGCGTGAGCCTATACTGCGTCTCTCTAAATCGGCGCTGGTAACCGTCTATCCGCTCCCTGACGGCCGTTTATTAATGGTGGTAAACATTCATGCAGTCAATTTTAGCCTTGGCGTGGATGTCTACAGTAAACAGCTCGGGCCTATTGGCGATCAGATAGGCCATCACAGCGGTCCGGTGATCATGGCCGGCGATTTCAACGCCTGGAGCCGCCCGAGGATGAACGCGCTTTACCGCTTCGCGCGTGAAATGTCGCTGCGAGAAGTCCGTTTTACCGATGACCAGCGCCGTCGCGCGTTTGGTCGCCCGCTCGATTTCGTGTTTTATCGCGGTCTTGCCGTACAGGAAGCCTCCGTTCTGGTGACCCGCGCCTCCGATCACAACCCGCTACTCGTCGAATTCAGTCCCGGCAAACCTGAGCAGAAGTAA